A single window of Rhipicephalus microplus isolate Deutch F79 chromosome 5, USDA_Rmic, whole genome shotgun sequence DNA harbors:
- the LOC119175054 gene encoding uncharacterized protein LOC119175054 isoform X8: MASAGLRPALRLGLLLLLCCCQAHGEASDVLVRETRAAGPFRGLYEFLQQRDSTVFCKYLRKAQVEDVLASFASFTIIAPNDLAFAALPPSVVKVLDTDSRFLRKFVLHHIVGDSVPSRSLRGDLEITTAGGDNILVKVYDNGRTISIGGANILVGDASYENIIVHIVDRVLYPIAESMLAQTIQSKYGYFYRLLQSAGLTSVLNSDLYTVFIPTQDAITNLPAETSQKILSNNELVKRVVSHHIVPGLQFSAALKDGATLTPLDGEVLRVTTQAGQLFIDGVPFVNKDDGATNGVIHIVNRLLVPQSVIEDCGCIASHGGGDILLTGGKIGFKEPTVVGQQLPGLVHHVVVPGTVTQTTHIVSPPKTVVLGPGTLQTLLPGQPPQITFQFGTPGAPKVPSIGTPKAPTVPFSSSGPSVPGGPSRPLSQTLGGTKGLSGPFGPSGPSGPGSRLSGSSGPFGPGGPSGLGGPKGPSGPFGPSGPAGTSGPKGPGGPRGPFGPGTPSGPGGPSGPSGPGGPLGPSGPGGPKGPSGPFGPSGPTGPFGPKGPGGPRGPSGPGGPFGLSGPSGPSGPRGPSGPGGPFGPGGPSGPTGPSGPFGPGGLSGPGGPKGPSGLFGQSGPKGPGVSGGPSGPGGPYGPGGPFGPSGPKGPGGPSGPGGPSGPGGPRGPSGPGGTFGPSGPSGPSGPRGPSGPGGPFGPGGPSGPTGPSGPKGPSGPFGPGGLSGPGGPKGPSGLFGQSGPKGPGVPGGPSGPGGPFGPSGPGGPFGPSGPKGPSGPKGPGGPSGPGGPKGPSGPGGPFGPSGPKGSSGPGGPFAPSGPSGPSGPRGPSGPGGPLGPGGPSGPSGPRGPSGPKSPFGPGGPSGTKGLSGPSGPGGLRGPSGPGGPLGPGGPGGPSGPGGPYGPGGPFGPSGPKGPGGPSGPAGPRGPSGPGGPFGPGGPGGPRGPSGPGGPFGPGGPSGLSGPRGPSGPGGPFGPSGPSGPRGPSGPKSPFGPGGPSGTKGLGGPSGPGGLRGPSGPGGPQGPGGPGGPSGPGGPYGPGGPFGPSGPKGPSGPSGPAGPRGPSGPGGPFGPGGPSGPSGPRGPSGPGGPLGPGGPSGPGGPFGPGGPGGPRGPSGPGGPFGPGGPSGLSGPRGPSGPGGPFGPSGPSGPRGPSGPKSPFGPGGPSGTKGLGGPSGPGGLRGPSGPGGPQGPGGPGGPSGPGGPYGPGGPFGPSGPKGPSGPSGPAGPRGPSGPGGPFGPGGPSGPSGPRGPSGPGGPFGPVGTSGPTAPSGPKGPGGPSGPAGPRGPSGPGGPFGPGGPSGPSGPRGPSGPGGPFGPGGPSGPTGPSGPKGPGGQSGPGGPRGPSGPGGPLGPGGPSGPGGPGGPFGLGGPSGPGGPRGPGGPSGPAGPKGSGPVGPNAPGGFIFGGPTAPGLPKVPGLPLPSGPKGPSGPSGQASPSRPRVPSGSRTSPRRRPGYLPPEGVIPAAPSVLNVPRGPTLPGATGVTGAPRFPIVTGVTSAPRLPGLSKGPVSAVLRGPSGATVISGLPVPKTPGVTSLKIFPGAPAVTTFTTGVSGFMLGGPVGPRTPGGFSFAFPGLPKGPSGSRGPSGVGGPSGPGGPSGPGGPRGPSGTGGPSGPGGQKQPFGPSGPRGPGGPAGPSGPFPSGLSGPRGPSGPRGPGGPKAPGGPGSPSGLKGPSGPSGPRGPYPSGPAGPSGPFPSGPSGPGGLKGPSGPSGLGGPRGPGGPRGPGGPSGPGGPRGPGGPGGPSGPSGPYPSGPAGPSGPFPSGPSGLGGPGGPRGPSGPRGPSGPSGPSGPSVPFPFGPSGPKGPSGPSGLGGPRGPGGLRGPSGPGGPSGPSGPKGPYPSGPAGPSGPFPSGPSGPGGPRGPSGPGGPSGPSGPSGPFPFGPSGPGGPRGPSGPSGLGGPRGPGGPRGPSGPRGPSGPRGPSGPSGPSGPYPSGPAGPSGPFPSGPSGPRGPSGPSGPGGPRGPGGLRGPSGPVGPSGPTGPSGPYPSGPAGPSGPFPSGPSGPGGPRGPSGPSGLGGPRGPGGPRGPSGPRGPSGPGGPSGPSGPSGPYPSGPAGPSGPFPSGPSGPGGPRGPSGPSGFGGPRGPGGPSGPSGPSGPRGPSGPSGPSGPYPSGPAGPSGPFPSGPSGPRGPSGPSGPGGPRGPGGLRGPSGPVGPSGPTGPSGPYPSGPAGPSGPFPSGPSGPGGPRGPSGPSGLGGPRGPGGPSGPSGPRGPSGPGGPSGPSGPSGPYPSGPAGPSGPFPSGPSGPGGPRGPSGPSGFGGPRGPGGPSGPSGPRGPSGPGGPSGPSGPSGPYPSGLAGPSGPFPSGPSGPGGPRGPSGPSGLGGLRGPGGPSGPSGPRGPSGLGGPRGPSGPSGPYPSGPAGPSGPFPSGPSGPGGPRGPSGPSGLGGPKGPGGPSGPSGPRGPSGPSGPSGPYPSGPAGPSGPFPSGPSGPAGPRGPSGPSGLGGLRGPGGPSGPSGPRGPSGPYPSGPAGPSGPFPSGPSGPGGPRGPSGPSGLGGLRGPGGPSGPSGPRGPSGPGGPRGPSGPSGPYPSGPAGPSGPFPSGPSGPGGPRGPSGPSGLGGPKGPGGPSGPSGPRGPSGPSGPSGPYPSGPAGPSGPFPSGPSGPGGPRGPSGPSGLGGLRGPSGPSGPSGPRGPSGPSGPSGPYPSGPAGPSGPFPSGPSGPGGPRGPSGPSGLGGLRGPGGPSGPSGPRGPSGPGGPRGPSGPSGPYPSGPAGPSGPFPSGPSGPGGPRGPSGPSGLGGPKGPGGPSGPSGPRGPSGPSGPSGPYPSGPAGPSGPFPSGPSGPGGPRGPSGPSGLGGLRGPSGPSGPSGPRGPSGPGGPRGPSGPSGPYPSGPAGPSGPFPSGPSGPGGPRGPSGPSGPGGPRGPGGPRGPSGPGGPSGPSGPSGPYPSGPAGPSGPFPSGPSGPGGPRGPSGPSGLGGLRGPGGPSGPSGPRGPSGPGGPRGPSGPSGPYPSGPAGPSGPFPSGPSGTGGPRGPSGPSGPGGPRGPGGPRGPSGPGGPSGPSGPSGRYPSGPAGPSGPFPSGPSGLGVPRGPSGPRVPSGSSGPIGQFPLGTSGLGGPGGPSGSSGPGGPRGPGGPSGPSGPRGPSGPGGPNGPYPSGPAGPSGPFPSGPSGLGGPRGPGGSQGLFGSKIPSGPGSPLTTTSVQFGGTLVSVPKVTIGQPQTSILLQPGSQVTYGKTKLLVPPPTTFVPGQVVTHTVGIIPSTVHSISGTGLQVQGKPLDFNIVLKELKATRYLSWLQKTGVLQLINDGAAYTIFVPSDDAIAQIRGQLLSKLEGDTQLLKQLVLYHIVPGQVTIDNDRTFPTLDEGNLLRFNKYFNGRVVTASGGVIGPKKQQGNIVFYTIDRVLHRPGGSILDVIHQSILLPKLDEAIKFAGLEEYLSGVGPYTIFAPSDQAFKNSVGMENVLRDREALKALLLRHIVLGTVYSAGVQENQVLKTVGGLELKMSIIPECITVNGVNVNNPDNVASNGVIHVIDHFL, encoded by the exons GTGACCTGTACACTGTCTTCATACCAACTCAAGACGCCATCACCAATCTGCCAGCGGAAACATCGCAGAAGATTTTATCAAACAACGAGCTTGTGAAGC GCGTCGTTTCTCATCACATCGTTCCCGGCCTGCAGTTCAGCGCTGCTCTTAAGGATGGTGCTACGCTGACACCGCTTGACGGCGAAGTTCTTCGAGTCACTACGCAAGCTG GACAACTCTTCATTGACGGCGTCCCTTTCGTCAAcaaggacgacggtgcgaccaatGGTGTCATCCACATTGTAAACCGGCTGCTGGTGCCGCAGAGCGTGATCGAGGACTGCGGCTGCATCGCATCGCATGGGGGAGGAGACATCCTTCTCACCGGTGGAAAGATTGGTTTCAAGGAACCTACTGTCGTCGGCCAGCAGCTTCCGGGTCTCGTTCACCACGTCGTGGTACCGGGTACAGTGACGCAGACCACGCACATCGTCTCCCCACCCAAGACAGTTGTCCTAG GTCCTGGGACTCTTCAAACTCTGCTCCCTGGCCAGCCTCCTCAAATCACATTCCAGTTTGGAACCCCAGGAGCTCCCAAAGTCCCTTCTATTGGAACACCTAAAGCACCAACTGTGCCATTTTCATCCAGTGGGCCAAGTGTACCTGGTGGGCCAAGCCGACCACTGAGCCAAACCCTTGGAGGGACAAAAGGTCTAAGTGGGCCATTTGGACCCAGTGGACCAAGTGGGCCAGGAAGCAGACTAAGTGGATCTAGTGGTCCATTCGGACCTGGTGGACCAAGTGGACTTGGCGGACCAAAAGGACCAAGTGGACCATTTGGACCAAGTGGCCCTGCAGGAACAAGCGGGCCTAAAGGGCCTGGTGGACCAAGAGGTCCATTTGGACCGGGTACACCAAGTGGACCTGGGGGGCCAAGTGGACCAAGTGGGCCAGGGGGACCACTTGGACCGAGTGGACCTGGTGGGCCAAAAGGACCAAGTGGACCATTTGGACCGAGTGGACCTACAGGACCATTTGGCCCAAAAGGACCTGGTGGGCCAAGAGGACCAAGCGGGCCAGGAGGTCCATTTGGACTGAGTGGGCCAAGTGGACCTAGTGGGCCAAGAGGACCAAGCGGGCCAGGAGGTCCATTCGGACCGGGTGGACCAAGTGGACCTACAGGACCAAGTGGGCCATTTGGACCTGGTGGACTAAGTGGACCTGGTGGCCCAAAAGGACCAAGTGGGTTGTTTGGACAAAGTGGGCCTAAAGGACCTGGTGTGTCAGGAGGACCAAGCGGGCCAGGAGGTCCATATGGACCAGGTGGACCATTCGGACCAAGTGGGCCAAAAGGACCTGGTGGACCAAGCGGACCTGGTGGACCAAGCGGACCTGGTGGGCCAAGAGGACCAAGTGGGCCAGGAGGTACATTTGGACCGAGTGGGCCAAGTGGACCTAGTGGGCCAAGAGGACCAAGTGGGCCAGGAGGTCCATTTGGACCGGGTGGACCAAGTGGGCCCACAGGACCAAGTGGGCCGAAAGGACCAAGTGGGCCATTTGGACCTGGTGGACTAAGTGGACCTGGTGGTCCAAAAGGACCAAGTGGGTTGTTTGGACAAAGTGGGCCTAAAGGACCTGGTGTGCCAGGAGGACCAAGCGGGCCAGGAGGTCCATTCGGACCAAGTGGGCCAGGAGGTCCGTTCGGACCAAGTGGGCCAAAAGGACCAAGTGGGCCAAAAGGGCCTGGTGGACCAAGCGGGCCTGGTGGGCCAAAAGGGCCAAGTGGGCCAGGAGGTCCATTTGGACCAAGTGGGCCAAAAGGATCAAGCGGGCCAGGAGGTCCATTCGCACCGAGCGGACCAAGTGGACCCAGTGGGCCAAGAGGACCAAGTGGGCCAGGAGGTCCATTGGGACCGGGTGGACCAAGTGGAC CGAGTGGGCCAAGAGGACCAAGTGGGCCAAAAAGTCCATTTGGGCCGGGTGGGCCAAGTGGGACAAAAGGACTCAGTGGACCAAGTGGGCCTGGTGGGCTACGAGGACCGAGCGGGCCAGGAGGTCCACTAGGACCAGGTGGACCAGGAGGACCAAGTGGGCCAGGAGGTCCATATGGACCAGGTGGACCATTCGGACCAAGTGGGCCAAAAGGACCCGGTGGACCAAGCGGGCCTGCTGGCCCGAGAGGACCAAGCGGGCCAGGAG GTCCATTTGGACCGGGTGGGCCTGGTGGGCCAAGAGGACCAAGCGGGCCAGGAGGGCCATTTGGACCGGGTGGACCAAGTGGACTGAGTGGGCCAAGAGGACCAAGCGGGCCAGGAGGGCCATTTGGACCAAGTGGACCGAGTGGGCCAAGAGGACCAAGTGGGCCAAAAAGTCCATTTGGGCCGGGTGGGCCAAGTGGGACAAAAGGACTCGGTGGACCAAGTGGGCCTGGTGGGCTACGAGGACCGAGCGGGCCAGGAGGTCCACAAGGACCAGGTGGACCAGGAGGACCAAGCGGGCCAGGAGGTCCATATGGACCAGGTGGACCATTCGGACCAAGTGGGCCAAAAGGACCCAGTGGACCAAGCGGGCCTGCTGGCCCGAGAGGACCAAGCGGGCCAGGAGGTCCATTTGGACCAGGTGGGCCAAGTGGACCCAGTGGGCCAAGAGGACCAAGCGGGCCAGGAGGTCCATTGGGACCGGGTGGACCTAGCGGACCAGGAGGTCCATTTGGACCGGGTGGGCCTGGTGGGCCAAGAGGACCAAGCGGGCCAGGAGGGCCATTTGGACCGGGTGGACCAAGTGGACTGAGTGGGCCAAGAGGACCAAGCGGGCCAGGAGGGCCATTTGGACCAAGTGGACCGAGTGGGCCAAGAGGACCAAGTGGGCCAAAAAGTCCATTTGGGCCGGGTGGGCCAAGTGGGACAAAAGGACTCGGTGGACCAAGTGGGCCTGGTGGGCTACGAGGACCGAGCGGGCCAGGAGGTCCACAAGGACCAGGTGGACCAGGAGGACCAAGCGGGCCAGGAGGTCCATATGGACCAGGTGGACCATTCGGACCAAGTGGGCCAAAAGGACCCAGTGGACCAAGCGGGCCTGCTGGCCCGAGAGGACCAAGCGGGCCAGGAGGTCCATTTGGACCAGGTGGGCCAAGTGGACCTAGTGGGCCAAGAGGACCAAGCGGGCCAGGAGGTCCATTTGGACCGGTTGGTACAAGTGGACCTACAGCACCAAGTGGGCCAAAAGGACCCGGTGGACCAAGCGGGCCTGCTGGGCCGAGAGGACCAAGCGGGCCAGGAGGTCCATTTGGACCGGGTGGGCCAAGTGGACCTAGTGGGCCAAGAGGACCAAGCGGGCCAGGAGGTCCATTTGGACCGGGTGGACCAAGCGGACCTACAGGACCAAGTGGGCCAAAAGGACCTGGTGGACAAAGTGGGCCTGGTGGGCCTCGAGGACCAAGCGGGCCAGGAGGTCCATTAGGACCGGGTGGACCAAGTGGACCTGGTGGGCCTGGAGGTCCGTTCGGACTGGGTGGACCAAGTGGACCTGGTGGGCCAAGAGGACCTGGTGGGCCAAGTGGACCTGCGGGACCAAAAGGAAGTGGTCCTGTGGGACCGAATGCGCCAGGCGGTTTTATTTTCGGTGGCCCAACTGCACCAGGGCTTCCAAAGGTACCCGGCTTGCCCCTGCCAAGTGGACCAAAAGGACCCTCTGGTCCATCCGGACAGGCAAGTCCTAGTAGACCAAGGGTTCCCAGTGGATCGAGAACATCACCGAGAAGACGACCTGGCTACCTCCCACCTGAAGGAGTCATTCCAGCAGCGCCTAGTGTTTTGAATGTGCCTCGAGGTCCAACGCTTCCTGGGGCTACAGGTGTTACTGGTGCACCAAGGTTTCCCATTGTCACAGGTGTAACCAGCGCCCCACGACTTCCAGGTTTATCTAAAGGTCCAGTGTCTGCTGTGCTGCGAGGTCCAAGTGGTGCGACTGTTATAAGCGGACTTCCTGTTCCGAAGACACCAG GAGTAACAAGCTTGAAAATCTTCCCTGGAGCACCTGCGGTCACCACCTTTACTACTGGTGTGTCAGGATTTATGCTTGGTGGGCCAGTTGGACCAAGAACACCTGGAGGATTTTCATTTGCGTTCCCTGGGCTGCCGAAGGGACCGAGTGGATCACGGGGTCCAAGTGGCGTCGGAGGACCAAGCGGGCCAGGAGGACCAAGCGGACCAGGAGGACCACGTGGCCCAAGTGGAACAGGAGGACCCAGTGGACCAG GAGGACAGAAACAACCATTTGGGCCGAGTGGACCAAGAGGACCAGGTGGGCCAGCAGGACCAAGCGGGCCTTTCCCATCAGGGCTTTCTGGTCCCAGAGGACCAAGTGGACCTAGAGGACCTGGTGGACCAAAGGCACCTGGAGGACCAGGTAGTCCTAGTGGACTAAAAGGACCAAGTGGTCCATCTGGACCTAGAGGACCATATCCCAGTGGTCCTGCCGGGCCAAGTGGACCGTTCCCGTCAGGACCTTCTGGACCAGGAGGACTAAAAGGACCCAGTGGACCAAGCGGTCTTGGTGGACCAAGGGGACCTGGAGGACCAAGAGGGCCAGGAGGTCCATCTGGACCTGGAGGACCAAGAGGGCCAGGAGGGCCAGGTGGTCCATCTGGACCAAGTGGACCATATCCCAGTGGTCCTGCTGGGCCAAGTGGGCCATTCCCATCAGGACCTTCAGGACTAGGAGGACCAGGTGGACCAAGAGGGCCCAGTGGCCCTAGAGGACCAAGCGGGCCGAGTGGGCCCTCTGGACCAAGTGTACCATTTCCATTCGGGCCTTCTGGACCAAAAGGCCCCAGTGGACCAAGTGGGCTTGGTGGACCAAGGGGACCTGGTGGACTAAGAGGACCAAGTGGGCCAGGAGGGCCAAGTGGTCCATCTGGACCAAAAGGGCCATATCCCAGTGGTCCTGCCGGGCCAAGCGGACCATTCCCGTCAGGACCTTCTGGACCAGGAGGACCAAGAGGACCCAGTGGACCTGGAGGACCAAGTGGGCCATCGGGACCAAGTGGACCATTCCCATTTGGGCCTTCTGGACCGGGAGGACCAAGAGGCCCCAGTGGACCAAGCGGGCTTGGTGGACCAAGGGGACCTGGAGGACCAAGGGGTCCTAGTGGACCAAGAGGACCAAGTGGGCCAAGAGGGCCAAGTGGTCCATCTGGACCAAGTGGGCCATATCCCAGTGGTCCTGCCGGGCCAAGCGGACCATTCCCATCAGGGCCTTCTGGACCAAGAGGACCCAGTGGACCAAGTGGGCCTGGTGGACCAAGGGGACCTGGAGGACTAAGAGGACCAAGCGGGCCAGTAGGACCGTCTGGACCAACTGGTCCAAGTGGACCATATCCTAGTGGTCCTGCTGGGCCAAGCGGACCATTCCCGTCAGGACCTTCTGGACCAGGAGGACCAAGAGGCCCCAGTGGACCAAGTGGGCTTGGTGGACCAAGGGGACCTGGTGGGCCAAGAGGACCAAGTGGACCAAGAGGGCCAAGTGGGCCAGGAGGGCCGAGTGGTCCATCTGGACCAAGTGGGCCATATCCCAGTGGTCCCGCTGGACCAAGTGGACCATTCCCGTCAGGACCTTCTGGACCAGGAGGACCTAGAGGCCCCAGTGGACCAAGCGGATTTGGTGGACCGAGAGGACCTGGTGGACCAAGCGGTCCTAGTGGACCAAGTGGGCCAAGAGGGCCAAGTGGTCCATCTGGACCAAGCGGGCCATATCCCAGTGGTCCTGCCGGGCCAAGCGGACCATTCCCATCAGGGCCTTCTGGACCAAGAGGACCCAGTGGACCAAGTGGGCCTGGTGGACCAAGGGGACCTGGAGGACTAAGAGGACCAAGCGGGCCAGTAGGACCGTCTGGACCAACTGGTCCAAGTGGACCATATCCTAGTGGTCCTGCTGGGCCAAGCGGACCATTCCCATCAGGACCTTCTGGACCAGGAGGACCAAGAGGCCCCAGTGGACCAAGTGGGCTTGGTGGACCAAGGGGACCTGGTGGGCCAAGTGGTCCTAGTGGACCAAGAGGGCCAAGTGGGCCAGGAGGGCCGAGTGGTCCATCTGGACCAAGTGGGCCATATCCCAGTGGTCCCGCTGGACCAAGTGGACCATTCCCGTCAGGACCTTCTGGACCAGGAGGACCTAGAGGCCCCAGTGGACCAAGCGGATTTGGTGGACCGAGAGGACCTGGTGGACCAAGCGGTCCTAGTGGACCAAGAGGACCAAGTGGGCCAGGAGGGCCGAGTGGTCCATCTGGACCAAGTGGACCATATCCCAGCGGCCTCGCCGGACCAAGTGGACCATTCCCGTCAGGACCATCTGGACCAGGAGGACCAAGAGGCCCCAGTGGACCAAGTGGGCTTGGTGGACTAAGAGGACCTGGTGGACCAAGCGGTCCTAGTGGACCAAGAGGACCAAGTGGGCTAGGAGGGCCGAGGGGTCCATCTGGACCAAGTGGACCATATCCCAGTGGTCCCGCCGGACCAAGTGGACCATTCCCGTCAGGACCTTCTGGACCAGGAGGACCAAGAGGCCCCAGTGGACCAAGTGGGCTTGGTGGACCAAAGGGACCTGGTGGACCAAGTGGTCCTAGTGGACCAAGAGGACCAAGTGGTCCATCTGGACCAAGTGGACCATATCCCAGTGGTCCCGCCGGACCAAGTGGACCATTCCCGTCAGGACCATCTGGACCAGCAGGACCAAGAGGCCCCAGTGGACCAAGCGGGCTGGGCGGACTAAGAGGACCTGGCGGACCAAGCGGTCCTAGTGGACCAAGAGGACCAAGTGGACCATATCCCAGTGGTCCCGCCGGACCAAGTGGACCATTCCCGTCAGGACCATCTGGACCAGGAGGACCAAGAGGCCCCAGTGGACCAAGTGGGCTTGGCGGACTAAGAGGACCTGGTGGACCAAGCGGTCCTAGTGGACCAAGAGGACCAAGTGGGCCAGGAGGGCCGAGGGGTCCATCTGGACCAAGTGGACCATATCCCAGTGGTCCCGCCGGACCAAGTGGACCATTCCCATCAGGACCTTCTGGACCAGGAGGTCCAAGAGGCCCCAGTGGACCAAGTGGGCTTGGTGGACCAAAGGGACCTGGTGGACCAAGCGGTCCTAGTGGACCAAGAGGACCAAGTGGTCCATCTGGACCAAGTGGACCATATCCCAGTGGTCCCGCCGGACCAAGTGGACCATTCCCGTCAGGACCATCTGGACCAGGAGGACCAAGAGGCCCCAGTGGACCAAGTGGGCTTGGCGGACTAAGAGGACCTAGCGGACCAAGCGGTCCTAGTGGACCAAGAGGACCAAGTGGTCCATCTGGACCAAGTGGACCATATCCCAGTGGTCCCGCCGGACCAAGTGGACCATTCCCGTCAGGACCATCTGGACCAGGAGGACCAAGAGGCCCCAGTGGACCAAGTGGGCTTGGCGGACTAAGAGGACCTGGCGGACCAAGCGGTCCTAGTGGACCAAGAGGACCAAGTGGGCCAGGAGGGCCGAGGGGTCCATCTGGACCAAGTGGACCATATCCCAGTGGTCCCGCCGGACCAAGTGGACCATTCCCATCAGGACCTTCTGGACCAGGAGGACCAAGAGGCCCCAGTGGACCAAGTGGGCTTGGTGGACCAAAGGGACCTGGTGGACCAAGCGGTCCTAGTGGACCAAGAGGACCAAGTGGTCCATCTGGACCAAGTGGACCATATCCCAGTGGTCCCGCCGGACCAAGTGGACCATTCCCGTCTGGACCATCTGGACCAGGAGGACCAAGAGGCCCCAGTGGACCAAGTGGGCTTGGCGGACTAAGAGGACCTAGCGGACCAAGTGGTCCTAGTGGACCAAGAGGACCAAGTGGGCCAGGAGGGCCGAGGGGTCCATCTGGACCAAGTGGACCATATCCCAGTGGTCCTGCCGGACCAAGTGGACCATTCCCATCAGGACCTTCCGGACCAGGAGGACCAAGAGGCCCCAGTGGACCAAGTGGGCCTGGTGGACCGAGGGGACCTGGTGGACCAAGAGGACCAAGTGGGCCAGGAGGGCCAAGTGGTCCATCTGGACCAAGTGGACCATATCCCAGTGGTCCCGCCGGACCAAGTGGACCATTCCCATCAGGACCATCTGGACCAGGAGGACCAAGAGGCCCCAGTGGACCAAGTGGGCTTGGCGGACTAAGAGGACCTGGCGGACCAAGCGGTCCTAGTGGACCAAGAGGACCAAGTGGGCCAGGAGGGCCGAGGGGTCCATCTGGACCAAGTGGACCATATCCCAGTGGTCCCGCCGGACCAAGTGGACCATTCCCATCAGGACCTTCTGGAACAGGAGGACCAAGAGGCCCCAGTGGACCAAGTGGGCCTGGTGGACCGAGGGGACCTGGTGGACCAAGAGGACCAAGTGGGCCAGGAGGGCCATCTGGACCATCTGGACCAAGCGGACGATATCCCAGTGGACCTGCCGGGCCAAGTGGACCATTCCCGTCAGGACCTTCTGGACTAGGAGTACCAAGAGGGCCTAGTGGACCTAGAGTACCAAGTGGGTCATCTGGGCCAATTGGACAATTCCCATTAGGAACTTCAGGACTAGGAGGGCCAGGAGGACCCAGTGGATCAAGCGGCCCTGGTGGACCAAGGGGACCTGGAGGACCAAGTGGTCCTAGTGGACCACGAGGACCAAGCGGGCCAGGAGGACCAAACGGGCCATATCCCAGTGGACCTGCTGGGCCAAGTGGGCCATTCCCATCGGGACCTTCTGGGCTAGGAGGACCTAGAGGACCTGGTGGATCACAAGGGCTATTTGGTTCTAAAATACCATCTGGTCCTGGGTCTCCACTCACAACTACCAGCGTTCAGTTTGGTGGAACACTAGTCAGTGTTCCTAAAGTGACTATAGGCCAGCCTCAAACATCTATATTGCTTCAACCTGGAAGCCAAGTCACGTATGGAAAGACTAAACTTCTTGTTCCACCTCCTACCACATTTGTTCCTGGTCAAGTTGTTACACACACAGTCGGTATAATCCCATCAACAGTACACAGCATTTCTGGCACCGGGCTTCAAGTACAAGGCAAGCCATTGGACTTCAATATTGTGCTGAAGGAGCTGAAAGCTACTCGCTATTTATCCTGGCTCCAGAAGACCGGGGTTCTTCAGCTAATTAATGATGGAG CTGCCTACACTATCTTCGTTCCAAGTGACGACGCCATCGCTCAGATTCGGGGACAGCTACTCTCGAAGCTAGAAGGTGACACTCAGCTCCTCAAGCAGCTCGTCCTGTACCACATTGTTCCTGGTCAGGTCACCATCGACAACGATAGGACCTTCCCGACACTTGATGAAGGAAACTTGTTGCGATTCAACAAGTACTTCAATGGGAGG GTCGTAACCGCTTCTGGTGGCGTCATCGGCCCCAAAAAGCAGCAGGGCAACATCGTCTTCTACACCATCGACCGAGTTCTTCACCGACCTGGAGGAAGCATCTTGGACGTCATTCACCAGTCTATCCTGCTCCCTAAGCTAGATGAAGCTATCAAGTTTGCCGGACTCGAGGAGTACCTCTCCG GAGTAGGACCATACACGATTTTCGCTCCAAGTGACCAGGCATTCAAAAACTCCGTGGGCATGGAAAACGTATTGCGGGACAGGGAAGCTCTCAAGG CCCTGCTACTCCGCCACATTGTCCTTGGAACCGTGTACAGCGCCGGCGTGCAAGAGAACCAAGTCCTCAAGACGGTCGGTGGCCTCGAGCTCAAAATGAGCATCATCCCGG AGTGTATCACAGTAAACGGGGTCAACGTCAACAACCCGGATAACGTCGCCTCCAATGGGGTTATCCACGTGATCGACCATTTCCTTTAG